Proteins encoded in a region of the Pseudomonas sp. PDNC002 genome:
- a CDS encoding TonB-dependent receptor, giving the protein MAAPLDLADEIVSAPSVESTTVADMARYGSKLEVIDRQQIERAGPSADITRVLQMYVPGLFVAPKNGPFDYGTYSLLGGRNDDTLILLDGVRLNNRLYGGIYIDTLPTTAVERIEVLKGGQGLLFGTQAVSGVINIVTRSARSREASGEVNLGLDTFKGRSGDARAEKVVQNGLGDLGLMAYVSHNRSDGYQPYRDRDMTSTVSDKRRSYDVNVFGAKAIQAIGEASRLELFYQYADAELDFARPTSNHHTSNNRVQQIATATFQQSVNDVFSWFAKTHINDWDTRYDRVYNLQGGGTQVLNHNDYWGFTDWGAQLEGKARFGGGHELVFGSDNQWYKGQDDVLIIDNDKAESHALYAQLRPRIDALPDWHPSLGVRREEISGGEGATVWMLTSLYDLTEQLKLRGQFGTAFKLPTAEQLFVNEPGDEVGNRDLKPERSRNAELGLDYTGELFDQPWSGSVTLFRREITDFITLAGDQWVNGNGEIEVRGVEANGQWQFGRHWQVSADATRNLVDSREGVTVNNIPHFFARVRLGYDDNLWGAGLATRYVGSIVSAQDDDYGHYTVLDGDAYRYLDPAHAHRLSLLLENLLDRDYATGRTSNGSRQVDNLGRPRTAELRYTFSF; this is encoded by the coding sequence GTGGCGGCTCCCCTCGACCTGGCCGATGAAATCGTCAGCGCGCCTTCCGTGGAGTCCACCACGGTGGCCGACATGGCGCGCTACGGCAGCAAGCTGGAGGTCATCGACCGCCAGCAGATCGAACGCGCCGGCCCCAGCGCCGACATCACCCGCGTGCTGCAGATGTACGTGCCGGGCCTGTTCGTTGCGCCGAAGAACGGCCCGTTCGACTACGGCACCTACTCGCTGCTGGGCGGGCGCAACGACGACACGCTGATCCTGCTGGACGGCGTGCGCCTGAACAATCGCCTCTACGGCGGCATCTACATTGACACCCTGCCGACCACCGCAGTGGAACGCATCGAGGTGCTCAAGGGCGGCCAGGGCCTGCTGTTCGGCACCCAGGCGGTGTCCGGGGTGATCAATATCGTCACCCGCAGCGCGCGCAGCCGCGAGGCGTCCGGCGAGGTGAACCTCGGCCTGGACACCTTCAAGGGCCGCAGCGGCGATGCCCGCGCGGAGAAGGTCGTGCAGAACGGCCTGGGCGACCTCGGCCTGATGGCCTACGTCAGCCACAACCGCTCTGACGGCTACCAGCCCTACCGCGACCGGGACATGACCAGCACGGTCAGCGACAAGCGCCGCTCGTACGACGTCAACGTGTTCGGCGCCAAGGCCATCCAGGCCATCGGTGAGGCTTCGCGCCTGGAGCTGTTCTACCAGTACGCCGACGCCGAGCTGGATTTCGCCCGGCCAACGTCGAACCACCACACCAGCAACAACCGCGTGCAACAGATCGCCACGGCCACCTTCCAGCAGAGCGTCAACGACGTTTTCAGCTGGTTCGCCAAGACCCACATCAACGACTGGGACACCCGCTACGACCGCGTCTACAACCTGCAGGGCGGCGGCACCCAGGTGCTCAACCACAACGACTACTGGGGCTTCACCGACTGGGGCGCGCAGCTCGAAGGCAAGGCCAGGTTCGGTGGCGGTCACGAGCTGGTCTTCGGTAGCGACAACCAGTGGTACAAGGGCCAGGACGATGTGCTGATCATCGACAACGACAAGGCCGAATCCCATGCGCTCTACGCCCAACTGCGCCCGCGCATCGACGCGCTGCCCGATTGGCACCCGAGCCTGGGCGTGCGCCGCGAGGAAATCTCCGGCGGCGAAGGCGCCACGGTGTGGATGCTCACGTCGCTCTACGACCTCACCGAGCAGCTCAAGCTGCGCGGCCAGTTCGGCACCGCCTTCAAGCTGCCCACCGCCGAGCAACTGTTCGTCAACGAGCCGGGAGACGAAGTCGGCAACCGCGACCTCAAGCCCGAGCGCAGCCGCAATGCCGAGCTGGGCCTGGACTACACCGGCGAGCTGTTCGACCAGCCGTGGAGCGGCAGTGTCACCCTGTTCCGCCGTGAGATCACCGACTTCATCACCCTGGCGGGTGACCAGTGGGTGAACGGCAACGGGGAGATCGAGGTGCGCGGCGTTGAGGCCAACGGCCAGTGGCAGTTCGGCCGGCACTGGCAGGTCTCCGCTGACGCCACGCGCAACCTGGTGGACAGCCGCGAAGGCGTGACGGTCAACAACATCCCGCACTTCTTCGCCCGTGTGCGCCTGGGCTATGACGACAACCTCTGGGGCGCCGGCCTCGCGACACGCTACGTGGGCTCCATCGTCAGCGCCCAGGACGACGACTACGGCCACTACACCGTGCTCGACGGCGACGCCTATCGCTATCTCGACCCGGCCCACGCGCACCGCCTGAGCCTGCTGCTGGAGAACCTGCTGGACCGCGACTACGCCACCGGCCGCACCAGCAATGGCAGCCGCCAGGTGGACAACCTCGGCCGGCCGCGCACCGCCGAGCTGCGCTACACCTTCAGCTTCTGA
- a CDS encoding VOC family protein, which yields MSQTVPAVRPSVIPCLRYRDAPQAIDWLCATFGFQRQLVVADEHGGIAHAQLAMADGSGLVMLGSLHDNEYGRLMRQPDEIGGCTQSIYVVVKDAEALYRAAVDGGAQIVIDIKDEDYGGQGFTCRDPEGHIWSFGTYDPWH from the coding sequence ATGTCACAGACCGTTCCCGCCGTCCGCCCCAGCGTCATTCCCTGCCTGCGCTACCGCGATGCGCCCCAGGCCATCGACTGGCTGTGCGCGACCTTCGGCTTCCAGCGACAACTGGTCGTTGCCGATGAACATGGCGGCATCGCCCACGCCCAGCTGGCGATGGCCGACGGCAGTGGGCTGGTGATGCTGGGTTCGCTGCACGACAACGAGTACGGCCGGCTGATGCGCCAGCCCGACGAGATTGGCGGCTGCACCCAGAGCATCTACGTGGTGGTGAAGGACGCCGAAGCGTTGTACCGCGCAGCGGTGGATGGCGGCGCGCAGATCGTCATCGACATCAAGGACGAAGACTACGGCGGCCAGGGCTTCACCTGTCGCGATCCGGAAGGGCATATCTGGAGCTTCGGCACCTACGATCCCTGGCACTGA
- a CDS encoding cysteine hydrolase family protein: MAKQALILVDIQNDYFPSGKWPLVGIEAAADQAAKVLAAFRERGDLVVHIRHEFESTDAPFFVPGSDGAKIHTKVANLPAEPVVLKHFVNSFRDTNLKTILDEHGIDSVVVVGHMSHMCVDGASRAAADFGYAVTVLHDACATLDLEFNGVKVPAAQVHAAYMASLAFAYAEVVSTAEYLNR, from the coding sequence ATGGCCAAGCAAGCGCTCATCCTAGTGGATATCCAGAACGACTACTTCCCTTCCGGCAAATGGCCGCTGGTCGGCATCGAAGCCGCCGCCGACCAGGCCGCCAAGGTGCTGGCCGCCTTCCGCGAGCGCGGTGACCTGGTGGTGCACATTCGCCACGAGTTCGAAAGCACCGATGCGCCCTTCTTCGTTCCCGGCAGCGACGGCGCGAAGATCCACACCAAGGTCGCCAATCTGCCCGCCGAGCCGGTGGTGCTCAAGCACTTCGTCAACTCGTTCCGCGACACCAACCTGAAGACCATTCTCGACGAGCATGGCATCGACTCCGTGGTGGTGGTCGGGCACATGAGCCACATGTGCGTGGATGGCGCCTCCCGCGCTGCCGCCGACTTCGGCTACGCGGTCACCGTGCTGCACGACGCCTGCGCCACCCTGGACCTGGAGTTCAACGGCGTGAAGGTGCCGGCCGCCCAGGTCCATGCGGCCTACATGGCATCCCTGGCATTCGCCTACGCCGAGGTGGTGTCCACTGCCGAGTACCTGAACCGCTGA
- a CDS encoding class I SAM-dependent methyltransferase, with the protein MAQNIYDNPEFFAGYAQLPRSRHGLDGAPEWAVLRSLLPPLEGLDVVDLGCGYGWFSRYVAEQGARTVSGLDVSRKMLDHARANTDAAQVSYFHADLDQLELPTAAFDLAYSSLTLHYLEDLPHFFRNVHDALRPGGSLVFSIEHPIYMASLKPGWIVDGDGRRCWPVDHYQDEGERRTDWLAKGVLKHHRTLGSILNAVIGSGLTLRHVEDWGPSAEQVQAIPSLAEERERPMLLLVAAQR; encoded by the coding sequence ATGGCGCAGAACATCTACGACAACCCTGAATTCTTCGCCGGCTACGCCCAGCTGCCCCGTTCCCGGCACGGCCTGGACGGCGCGCCGGAGTGGGCCGTGCTGCGTTCCCTGCTGCCGCCGCTGGAAGGCCTGGACGTGGTCGACCTCGGTTGCGGCTACGGCTGGTTCAGCCGTTACGTAGCAGAGCAGGGCGCACGCACGGTGAGCGGGCTGGACGTGTCGCGGAAGATGCTCGACCACGCGCGGGCGAACACCGACGCCGCACAGGTGAGCTACTTCCATGCCGACCTCGACCAGCTCGAATTGCCCACCGCGGCGTTCGACCTCGCCTACAGCTCGCTGACCCTGCATTACCTGGAGGACCTGCCGCATTTCTTCCGCAACGTGCACGACGCGCTGCGCCCCGGCGGCAGCCTGGTGTTTTCCATCGAGCACCCGATCTACATGGCCTCGCTCAAACCGGGCTGGATAGTCGACGGCGATGGCCGCCGCTGCTGGCCGGTGGACCATTACCAGGACGAAGGCGAGCGCCGCACCGACTGGCTGGCCAAGGGCGTGCTCAAGCATCACCGCACCCTCGGCAGCATTCTCAATGCCGTGATCGGCTCGGGGCTGACGCTGCGCCACGTCGAGGACTGGGGCCCGAGCGCCGAGCAGGTGCAGGCCATCCCGTCGCTGGCCGAGGAGCGCGAACGGCCGATGTTGCTGCTGGTCGCCGCGCAGCGCTGA
- a CDS encoding amino acid permease produces MSSHDLQRDLNERHIRLMALGACIGVGLFLGSAKAIQMAGPAIMLSYIIGGLAILVIMRALGEMAVHNPVAGSFARYAQDYLGPLAGYLTGWNYWFLWLVTCVAEITAVAIYMGIWFPDVPRWIWALAALASMGTINLVAVRAFGEFEFWFALIKIVTIVAMILAGAGMIFFGLGNGGIATGISNLWSNGGFMPHGITGVLMSLQMVMFAYLGVEMIGLTAGEAKNPQKTIPGAINSVFWRILLFYVGALFVIMSIYPWNEIGTQGSPFVMTFERMGIKTAAGIINFVVITAALSSCNGGIFSTGRMLYSLAQHGQAPAVFAKTSRGGVPRNALLLSIAALLLGVLLNYLVPEKVFTWVTSIATFGAIWTWAMILLAQLKFRRGLSAAEAGKLQFRMWLYPISSYLAMAFLVLVVVLMAFFEDTRIALYIGPAFLVLLTVLYYALNLAPKEQGSVASRA; encoded by the coding sequence ATGTCGTCCCACGATCTCCAAAGGGATCTCAACGAGCGGCACATCCGTCTCATGGCCCTGGGCGCCTGCATCGGCGTCGGTCTGTTCCTCGGCTCCGCCAAGGCCATCCAGATGGCCGGCCCGGCCATCATGCTGTCCTACATCATCGGCGGTCTCGCCATCCTCGTGATCATGCGCGCCCTCGGCGAGATGGCCGTGCACAATCCCGTGGCCGGCTCCTTCGCCCGCTATGCGCAGGACTACCTCGGCCCGCTGGCCGGCTACCTGACCGGCTGGAACTACTGGTTCCTCTGGCTGGTGACCTGCGTCGCGGAGATCACCGCGGTGGCCATCTACATGGGCATCTGGTTCCCCGACGTGCCGCGCTGGATCTGGGCGCTGGCCGCGCTGGCGAGCATGGGCACCATCAACCTGGTGGCGGTACGCGCCTTCGGTGAGTTCGAGTTCTGGTTCGCCCTGATCAAGATCGTCACCATCGTCGCCATGATCCTGGCCGGCGCCGGCATGATCTTCTTCGGCCTGGGCAACGGCGGTATCGCCACCGGAATCTCCAACCTCTGGAGCAACGGCGGCTTCATGCCCCACGGCATCACCGGCGTGCTGATGTCGCTGCAGATGGTGATGTTCGCCTACCTGGGCGTGGAGATGATCGGCCTCACCGCCGGCGAAGCGAAGAACCCGCAGAAGACCATCCCCGGCGCGATCAACTCGGTGTTCTGGCGCATCCTGCTGTTCTACGTGGGCGCGCTGTTCGTGATCATGTCGATCTACCCGTGGAACGAGATCGGCACCCAGGGCAGCCCCTTCGTGATGACCTTCGAGCGCATGGGCATCAAGACCGCCGCCGGCATCATCAACTTCGTGGTGATCACCGCCGCGCTGTCGTCCTGCAACGGCGGCATCTTCAGCACCGGTCGCATGCTCTACAGCCTTGCTCAGCATGGCCAGGCTCCGGCCGTGTTCGCCAAGACCTCCAGGGGCGGCGTGCCGCGCAATGCGCTGCTGCTGTCCATCGCCGCGCTGCTGCTGGGCGTGCTGCTGAACTATCTCGTGCCGGAAAAGGTGTTCACCTGGGTCACCTCCATCGCCACCTTCGGTGCGATCTGGACCTGGGCGATGATCCTGCTGGCGCAGCTGAAGTTCCGCCGTGGCCTCTCCGCCGCCGAAGCCGGCAAGCTGCAGTTCAGGATGTGGCTGTACCCGATCAGCTCCTACCTGGCCATGGCCTTCCTGGTGCTGGTGGTGGTGTTGATGGCGTTCTTCGAGGACACCCGCATCGCGCTGTACATCGGCCCGGCCTTCCTGGTGCTGCTGACGGTGCTGTACTACGCGCTGAACCTGGCTCCGAAAGAGCAGGGCAGTGTGGCCAGCCGCGCCTGA
- a CDS encoding GlxA family transcriptional regulator, translating to MAVERGVVEIGLLLYPGVQTAALHGLTDLFAVADRIAAEEAAQQLPALRVSHWSGEDGGEPRRVFDTHPGADSRLGAVLVPPSLFGLPDAAPLRNLTDWLAVRHGEGAIVGSVCIGGLLVAEAGLLDGRSATAHWSGAEAFAKRFPRVRLEPHKPMVDDGDLITSAGLMAWSELGLRIVDRLLGPSIASRTARFLVVEHSDSAQQCGSNFAPLLGHGDAAILKVQHWLQGNGAVDVSLAAMAAQAGLEERTFLRRFRAATGLKPTEYCQHLRVGKARELLEFTNGTVDHIAYTVGYLDPGSFRSTFRKITGMAPSDYRKRFGAKPAEAALRD from the coding sequence ATGGCTGTGGAACGGGGCGTCGTCGAGATCGGGTTGCTGCTCTATCCCGGTGTGCAGACGGCGGCGCTGCACGGGTTGACCGACCTGTTCGCGGTGGCCGACCGTATCGCCGCCGAAGAGGCCGCGCAGCAGTTGCCGGCGCTGCGCGTCAGCCATTGGTCCGGCGAAGACGGCGGCGAGCCCCGGCGTGTGTTCGACACGCATCCTGGCGCTGACAGCCGCTTGGGCGCCGTGCTCGTCCCGCCATCGCTGTTCGGCCTGCCCGACGCCGCGCCGCTGCGCAACCTCACCGACTGGCTCGCTGTCCGCCATGGCGAGGGTGCCATCGTCGGCTCGGTGTGCATCGGCGGGCTTCTGGTAGCCGAAGCCGGGCTTCTCGACGGCCGCAGCGCCACCGCCCATTGGAGCGGCGCCGAGGCCTTCGCCAAACGCTTCCCGCGCGTGCGCCTGGAGCCGCACAAACCCATGGTCGACGACGGCGACCTGATCACTTCCGCCGGGCTGATGGCCTGGTCGGAGCTGGGCCTGCGCATCGTCGACCGCCTGCTCGGCCCGAGCATCGCCAGCCGTACCGCGCGCTTCCTGGTGGTGGAGCACAGCGACAGCGCGCAGCAATGCGGCAGCAACTTCGCGCCGCTGCTGGGCCATGGCGATGCTGCGATCCTCAAGGTTCAGCACTGGCTGCAGGGCAATGGCGCGGTGGATGTCAGCCTCGCCGCCATGGCCGCACAGGCAGGTTTGGAGGAGCGCACCTTCCTGCGCCGCTTCCGCGCCGCCACCGGGCTCAAGCCCACCGAGTACTGCCAGCACCTGCGGGTGGGCAAGGCGCGGGAGCTGCTGGAGTTCACCAATGGCACGGTGGACCACATCGCCTACACGGTCGGCTACCTCGATCCGGGCTCGTTCCGCAGCACCTTCCGCAAGATCACCGGGATGGCGCCGAGTGATTACCGCAAGCGCTTCGGCGCGAAGCCGGCCGAGGCCGCGCTCAGGGACTGA
- a CDS encoding DUF3303 family protein: MLYLVNWTIPIENRDKIIQRFLKTGGLPPPGVKLVGRWHALGHMLGFGLAEAENPLDVQRWMLQWTDLMHLQVHPAMTDAEYAPLLAQLAQQAADAPSVSP, from the coding sequence ATGCTCTATCTGGTGAACTGGACCATCCCCATCGAGAACCGCGACAAGATCATCCAGCGATTTCTCAAGACCGGCGGCCTGCCGCCGCCCGGCGTCAAGCTGGTCGGCCGCTGGCACGCCTTGGGCCACATGCTCGGCTTCGGCCTGGCAGAGGCCGAGAACCCGCTCGACGTGCAACGCTGGATGCTGCAATGGACCGACCTGATGCACCTGCAAGTGCACCCGGCGATGACCGATGCGGAATACGCGCCCCTGCTTGCGCAGCTGGCGCAACAGGCGGCGGACGCGCCTTCGGTCAGTCCCTGA
- a CDS encoding cupin domain-containing protein, producing the protein MTQHQPINLRDKLALIHETWQPRVIAEMNDYQFKVVKLHGDFVWHSHADTDETFIVLDGELRIDFRDGPLTLRAGELYVVPRGVEHKPYAEHEVQVMLIEPRGVLNTGDQGGERTAENDRWI; encoded by the coding sequence GTGACCCAACACCAACCGATCAACCTCCGGGACAAGCTCGCCCTGATCCACGAAACCTGGCAGCCGCGGGTAATCGCCGAGATGAACGACTACCAGTTCAAGGTGGTGAAGCTGCACGGCGATTTCGTCTGGCACAGCCACGCCGACACCGACGAGACCTTCATCGTGCTCGACGGCGAACTGCGCATCGACTTCCGCGACGGCCCACTGACCCTGCGCGCCGGTGAGCTGTACGTGGTACCGCGCGGGGTCGAGCACAAACCCTATGCCGAGCACGAAGTGCAGGTGATGCTGATCGAACCGCGCGGCGTGCTGAATACCGGGGATCAGGGGGGCGAGCGGACGGCGGAGAATGATCGCTGGATCTGA
- a CDS encoding 5-carboxymethyl-2-hydroxymuconate Delta-isomerase: MPHIAIDYTANLTDALRTLELPRKLHEAAQGLGVFPSNGLRTFARAIDQYHVGANTQGEAFINIQIRIAPGRPEELRQRIVDTLFATAEQTLAALIETRPVGLQLEITEFDRSLTRMAGSLPSA, encoded by the coding sequence ATGCCCCACATCGCCATCGACTACACCGCCAACCTCACCGACGCCCTGCGCACGCTTGAACTACCCCGCAAGCTGCATGAGGCGGCACAAGGTCTGGGCGTATTCCCCAGCAACGGCCTGCGCACTTTCGCCCGCGCCATCGACCAGTACCACGTCGGCGCCAACACCCAAGGCGAAGCCTTCATCAACATCCAGATCCGCATCGCTCCCGGTCGCCCGGAGGAGCTGCGCCAGCGCATCGTCGACACGCTGTTCGCCACCGCCGAGCAGACCCTCGCCGCACTCATCGAAACACGCCCCGTCGGCCTGCAACTGGAAATCACCGAATTCGACCGCAGCCTGACCCGCATGGCTGGCAGCCTGCCCAGCGCCTGA
- a CDS encoding class I SAM-dependent methyltransferase: MTDHDARIRHSWQANADAWTRAVREQRIESRRLVTDAAILAAVAEGPAQRALDIGCGEGWLCRALAARGSECVGVDASAPLIESAQAAGGGRYEVMDYAALIAHGESLGQFDLLVCNFALLDDYIAPLLGALRERVAPGGRLLIQTVHPWTACGDEPYADGWRLETFAAFGGEFSTPMPWFFRTLESWLALLAASGWRLRQLREPRHPDTGKPCSLLLDLQPLAG, translated from the coding sequence ATGACCGACCACGACGCCCGGATCCGCCATAGCTGGCAGGCCAACGCTGACGCCTGGACCCGCGCCGTGCGCGAGCAGCGTATCGAGAGCCGGCGGCTGGTGACGGACGCCGCGATCCTCGCCGCCGTCGCCGAAGGCCCGGCGCAGCGTGCTCTGGACATCGGCTGCGGTGAAGGCTGGTTGTGCCGCGCATTGGCGGCGCGGGGCAGCGAGTGCGTCGGCGTGGATGCCTCCGCGCCCCTGATCGAGTCCGCGCAAGCAGCGGGTGGCGGGCGCTACGAGGTGATGGACTACGCGGCGTTGATCGCCCACGGGGAGTCCCTCGGCCAGTTCGACCTCCTGGTGTGCAACTTCGCCTTGCTCGACGACTACATCGCGCCACTGCTCGGCGCCTTGCGCGAACGCGTCGCGCCCGGCGGGCGCCTGCTGATCCAGACCGTGCATCCCTGGACCGCCTGTGGGGACGAGCCGTACGCCGACGGTTGGCGGCTGGAAACCTTCGCCGCTTTCGGCGGGGAGTTCAGCACGCCGATGCCCTGGTTCTTCCGTACGCTGGAGTCCTGGCTGGCGCTGCTGGCTGCCAGCGGCTGGCGCTTGCGGCAGCTGCGCGAACCCCGGCATCCGGACACCGGCAAACCCTGCTCGCTGCTCCTGGACCTGCAGCCGCTGGCCGGCTGA
- a CDS encoding LemA family protein codes for MSVSSIIILAIIAGVIFLLISVFNRLVALRNRYQNAFAQIEVQLKRRYDLIPNLVETAKAYLKHERETLEAVIAARNAAVAGLKAAAEQPGDAGRMAQLAAAENALGGAIGRLNVTLEAYPDLKASQNLQQVSEELSSTENKVAFARQAYNDAVMEYNTYRQSFPANFLAKTYGHTKDASLLEFDDREQIQAAPKVAF; via the coding sequence ATGAGCGTCTCTTCGATCATTATCCTCGCCATCATCGCTGGCGTGATCTTCCTGCTGATCAGCGTCTTCAACCGCCTGGTGGCACTGCGCAACCGGTATCAGAACGCCTTCGCGCAGATCGAGGTGCAACTCAAGCGCCGCTACGACCTGATCCCCAACCTGGTGGAAACCGCCAAGGCCTATCTCAAGCACGAGCGCGAGACCCTGGAAGCCGTGATCGCCGCGCGCAACGCCGCCGTGGCCGGCCTGAAGGCCGCCGCCGAACAGCCGGGCGATGCCGGACGCATGGCGCAACTGGCCGCCGCCGAGAACGCCCTGGGTGGCGCCATAGGCCGCCTGAATGTGACCCTGGAAGCCTACCCGGACCTCAAGGCCTCGCAGAACCTGCAACAGGTCAGCGAGGAACTGTCGAGCACCGAGAACAAGGTGGCCTTCGCCCGCCAGGCGTACAACGACGCGGTGATGGAGTACAACACCTACCGCCAGTCCTTCCCCGCCAACTTCCTGGCCAAGACCTACGGCCACACCAAGGACGCCAGCCTGCTCGAGTTCGACGACCGCGAGCAGATCCAGGCCGCGCCGAAAGTCGCCTTCTAA
- a CDS encoding M48 family metallopeptidase gives MNFFEHQDRARKQTGRLVLLLTVAVVCLVTITSFALGWLWRHLGEPALHLTSRASLPDPELYLSVAAVIVGVVVLGALYKQVQLSAGGKVVAESLGGRLLNLSAGNADERRLLNVVEEMALASGSPVPPVYVLEDGSINAFAAGLSPRDAVIGITRGAIEQLDRNELQGVIAHEFSHIHHGDMLLNTRLTALLHGMLLLGLIGGMLLRGWSETSSGIRISSRSSSNDKNGGGSVVLLVIGAGVVLYVLGYVGTFFGQLIKASVSRQREFLADASAVQFTRDPSTIAGALKKIGGNPLGALLSAPRAAEFSHLYFGDGVGSSWFDTHPPLKDRIRRVDPGWDGRYPKFEPRLDVALMNKDAWTAAVAGQPYQPSAVEVAVAAVGAPTIAHLQEARSTLQRLDERLQRAAHDSEGAQALVYGLLLDSESGLRARQLEAIKQHLNLSLALQLDLLEESLVHLDPGQRLPLLDLAMPALKQLDAKAFLALRENMALLIKLDGKVKLLEWTLLRIIERNLRPGSGKIGNVALADLSDACATLLAFLARVGEASDLQIEQAFADAWTGLPFAPRPLPATGSLRDLENALKKLEQLRPLQKPQLLKALARCVEHDGQITASEAELMRAVADILDCPMPPLLPG, from the coding sequence ATGAACTTCTTCGAACACCAGGACCGCGCCCGCAAGCAGACCGGGCGCCTGGTCCTGCTGCTGACCGTGGCAGTGGTCTGCCTGGTGACTATCACCAGCTTCGCCCTGGGCTGGCTCTGGCGTCACCTGGGTGAGCCGGCGCTGCACCTGACCTCGCGCGCCTCCCTGCCCGATCCGGAGCTGTACCTGTCGGTGGCCGCCGTGATCGTCGGCGTGGTCGTCCTCGGCGCACTGTACAAACAGGTGCAATTGAGCGCCGGCGGCAAGGTCGTGGCCGAGAGCCTCGGCGGCCGCCTGCTCAACCTCAGCGCCGGCAACGCCGACGAGCGCCGCCTGCTCAACGTCGTCGAGGAAATGGCGCTGGCATCCGGCTCTCCGGTACCGCCGGTGTACGTGCTGGAAGACGGCTCGATCAACGCCTTCGCCGCCGGCCTCAGCCCCCGCGATGCGGTGATCGGCATCACCCGCGGTGCCATCGAGCAACTCGACCGCAATGAACTGCAGGGCGTGATCGCCCACGAGTTCAGCCACATCCACCACGGCGACATGCTGCTCAACACCCGGCTGACCGCCCTGCTCCACGGCATGCTCCTGCTCGGTTTGATCGGCGGCATGCTGCTGCGCGGCTGGAGCGAGACCAGCAGCGGCATCCGCATCAGCAGCCGGAGCAGCAGCAACGACAAGAACGGCGGCGGCAGCGTGGTGCTGCTGGTGATCGGCGCCGGCGTGGTCCTCTACGTGCTGGGCTATGTGGGGACTTTCTTTGGCCAGTTGATCAAGGCTTCGGTCAGCCGCCAACGCGAGTTCCTGGCCGACGCCTCGGCCGTGCAGTTCACCCGCGACCCTTCGACCATCGCCGGTGCGCTGAAGAAGATCGGTGGCAACCCGCTCGGCGCCCTGCTCAGTGCCCCGCGCGCGGCAGAATTCAGCCACCTGTACTTCGGCGACGGTGTGGGCAGCAGTTGGTTCGATACGCACCCGCCGCTGAAGGACCGCATCCGCCGTGTCGATCCGGGCTGGGACGGCCGCTACCCGAAATTCGAACCACGCCTGGACGTGGCGCTGATGAACAAGGACGCCTGGACCGCCGCCGTCGCCGGACAGCCTTACCAGCCCAGCGCCGTGGAAGTGGCAGTGGCCGCCGTCGGCGCGCCTACCATCGCGCACCTGCAGGAAGCCCGCAGCACCCTGCAACGCCTGGATGAGCGACTGCAACGCGCGGCCCATGACAGCGAAGGCGCCCAGGCGCTGGTCTACGGGCTGCTGCTGGACAGCGAATCCGGCCTGCGTGCGCGCCAGCTGGAAGCGATCAAGCAGCACCTGAACCTGAGTCTCGCGCTGCAACTGGACCTGCTGGAGGAATCGCTGGTCCACCTCGATCCGGGCCAGCGACTGCCCTTGCTCGATCTGGCCATGCCGGCGCTCAAGCAGTTGGACGCCAAGGCCTTCCTCGCCCTGCGGGAGAACATGGCGCTGCTGATCAAGCTGGACGGCAAGGTAAAGCTGCTGGAATGGACGCTGCTGCGCATCATCGAGCGCAACCTGCGGCCGGGCAGCGGGAAGATTGGCAACGTGGCGCTGGCGGACCTGTCCGATGCCTGCGCGACACTGCTGGCGTTCCTCGCCCGCGTGGGCGAAGCCAGCGACCTGCAGATCGAACAGGCGTTCGCCGATGCCTGGACCGGCCTGCCCTTCGCGCCCCGGCCCTTGCCGGCGACGGGCAGCCTGCGCGATCTGGAAAACGCCTTGAAGAAGCTGGAGCAACTGCGGCCGCTGCAGAAACCGCAACTGCTCAAGGCACTGGCGCGCTGCGTGGAGCACGACGGCCAGATCACCGCCAGCGAAGCGGAGCTGATGCGCGCGGTGGCGGATATCCTGGATTGCCCGATGCCGCCGTTGTTGCCGGGCTGA